One segment of Colias croceus chromosome 15, ilColCroc2.1 DNA contains the following:
- the LOC123698037 gene encoding protein spaetzle 4 isoform X2, with protein MLSTYLWLLLCYAQYANSDLLQDYEEISISLLTPPVDAISMALPNDLGIDGKSGCLCRGSKNKDVIVCFGNYECKKTPLVSCRSALSLDYSSACARPHRSTRAHVRDAPCDLSKQSYCTTPGNSYPWHAIRRFVRENQGLMRRMYGEERHIAVLKAEIENFIDDDEDDKSKGFAEDILKTKIKYTKKSHRGIKDKPHFRPIQTDKQKKDNDTLRVKPLEKPVNTTKHSPSKNSDKNDETNETLDEKGISYKTKLESIANIEINNLEPDVITLEAIIKQSIETNSIYPNLGNIPKSDGITDTKNNSEGLSTSTENVNTTDTTEEQYDETTTESKEAWKTGDTSTLPPTLLFSEHEKVKIDRIDTKVNEKKEEFHPKPQQETIRPAVIKLRGANACEAKEEMAAPFWANSTRGEVLALLNMYPFEQYIHLETCVHEHKQMYCREGCRCEQQYRIHRLLAYDPRNECRGIFADWFKFPACCVCKCYDVPLEFRARSPRILHPQYDEDVKRIIYEDVARDWYSLSYEDDIEDDLY; from the exons ATGCTATCAACATACCTCTGGCTGCTGTTATGCTACGCTCAATACGCGAATTCCGATCTCCTGCAAGACTATGAAGAGATTAGCATCAGCCTCCTAACTCCTCCAGTGGACGCGATCTCTATGGCCCTTCCCAATGACCTGGGCATAGACGGGAAATCAGGCTGCCTGTGTCGAGgcagtaaaaataaagatgtaATTGTGTGCTTCGGGAACTACGAATGCAAGAAAACCCCTTTA GTGTCATGTCGGAGCGCGCTCAGCCTGGACTACTCGTCGGCGTGCGCGCGGCCGCACCGATCGACGCGCGCGCACGTGCGCGACGCGCCCTGCGACCTCAGCAAGCAGAGCTACTGCACCACGCCGGGGAACAGCTACCCGTGGCATGCGATACGCCGCTTCGTTAGGGAGAATCAG GGTCTTATGAGAAGAATGTATGGCGAAGAGCGTCACATAGCAGTTTTAAAAGCTGAAATTGAAAACTTTATAGATGACGATGAGGATGACAAGTCAAAAGGTTTCGCTGAAGACatcttaaaaacaaaaataaagtatacCAAGAAATCGCATCGAGGTATAAAAGACAAACCCCATTTCCGACCAATACAAACAGATAAACAGAAAAAGGACAACGATACGTTGAGAGTTAAACCTTTAGAAAAGCCTGTAAATACAACTAAACATAGTCCAAGTAAGAATAGCGATAAAAATGATGAAACTAATGAAACTCTGGATGAAAAAGGAATAtcgtataaaacaaaattagaaAGTATAgcaaatatagaaataaacaatttagaACCAGATGTAATTACATTAGAAGCTATAATCAAACAGAGCATAGAAACAAATAGCATATATCCAAATCTAGGGAATATTCCTAAAAGTGATGGAATTACAGACACCAAAAATAATTCAGAAGGTTTATCAACAAGCACTGAAAACGTGAACACAACAGATACAACAGAAGAACAGTATGATGAAACAACAACAGAATCGAAGGAAGCTTGGAAAACTGGGGACACATCAACACTACCACCGACTTTACTGTTTTCTGAACATGAAAAAGTTAAAATCGATCGTATCGATACAAAAGTGAATGAAAAGAAGGAAGAATTCCATCCAAAGCCACAGCAAGAAACAATACGACCAGCTGTTATAAAGCTACGAGGAGC TAACGCGTGTGAAGCAAAAGAAGAGATGGCAGCTCCGTTCTGGGCGAACAGTACAAGGGGCGAAGTCCTAGCGCTCCTCAACATGTACCCCTTCGAGCAGTACATACACTTGGAGACGTGTGTCCACGAACATAAACAGATGTACTGTAGGGAGGGATGCAG ATGTGAACAACAATACCGCATCCATCGTTTACTAGCCTATGATCCACGGAACGAATGTCGTGGAATCTTCGCTGATTGGTTCAAATTTCCCGCCTGTTGCGTTTGCAAATGTTATGACGTGCCACTCGAGTTCCGGGCGCGTTCACCAAGGA
- the LOC123698037 gene encoding protein spaetzle 4 isoform X3 produces MRFAIAFLFVVSCRSALSLDYSSACARPHRSTRAHVRDAPCDLSKQSYCTTPGNSYPWHAIRRFVRENQGLMRRMYGEERHIAVLKAEIENFIDDDEDDKSKGFAEDILKTKIKYTKKSHRGIKDKPHFRPIQTDKQKKDNDTLRVKPLEKPVNTTKHSPSKNSDKNDETNETLDEKGISYKTKLESIANIEINNLEPDVITLEAIIKQSIETNSIYPNLGNIPKSDGITDTKNNSEGLSTSTENVNTTDTTEEQYDETTTESKEAWKTGDTSTLPPTLLFSEHEKVKIDRIDTKVNEKKEEFHPKPQQETIRPAVIKLRGANACEAKEEMAAPFWANSTRGEVLALLNMYPFEQYIHLETCVHEHKQMYCREGCRCEQQYRIHRLLAYDPRNECRGIFADWFKFPACCVCKCYDVPLEFRARSPRILHPQYDEDVKRIIYEDVARDWYSLSYEDDIEDDLY; encoded by the exons ATGCGTTTCGCGATCGCCTTTCTGTTTGTG GTGTCATGTCGGAGCGCGCTCAGCCTGGACTACTCGTCGGCGTGCGCGCGGCCGCACCGATCGACGCGCGCGCACGTGCGCGACGCGCCCTGCGACCTCAGCAAGCAGAGCTACTGCACCACGCCGGGGAACAGCTACCCGTGGCATGCGATACGCCGCTTCGTTAGGGAGAATCAG GGTCTTATGAGAAGAATGTATGGCGAAGAGCGTCACATAGCAGTTTTAAAAGCTGAAATTGAAAACTTTATAGATGACGATGAGGATGACAAGTCAAAAGGTTTCGCTGAAGACatcttaaaaacaaaaataaagtatacCAAGAAATCGCATCGAGGTATAAAAGACAAACCCCATTTCCGACCAATACAAACAGATAAACAGAAAAAGGACAACGATACGTTGAGAGTTAAACCTTTAGAAAAGCCTGTAAATACAACTAAACATAGTCCAAGTAAGAATAGCGATAAAAATGATGAAACTAATGAAACTCTGGATGAAAAAGGAATAtcgtataaaacaaaattagaaAGTATAgcaaatatagaaataaacaatttagaACCAGATGTAATTACATTAGAAGCTATAATCAAACAGAGCATAGAAACAAATAGCATATATCCAAATCTAGGGAATATTCCTAAAAGTGATGGAATTACAGACACCAAAAATAATTCAGAAGGTTTATCAACAAGCACTGAAAACGTGAACACAACAGATACAACAGAAGAACAGTATGATGAAACAACAACAGAATCGAAGGAAGCTTGGAAAACTGGGGACACATCAACACTACCACCGACTTTACTGTTTTCTGAACATGAAAAAGTTAAAATCGATCGTATCGATACAAAAGTGAATGAAAAGAAGGAAGAATTCCATCCAAAGCCACAGCAAGAAACAATACGACCAGCTGTTATAAAGCTACGAGGAGC TAACGCGTGTGAAGCAAAAGAAGAGATGGCAGCTCCGTTCTGGGCGAACAGTACAAGGGGCGAAGTCCTAGCGCTCCTCAACATGTACCCCTTCGAGCAGTACATACACTTGGAGACGTGTGTCCACGAACATAAACAGATGTACTGTAGGGAGGGATGCAG ATGTGAACAACAATACCGCATCCATCGTTTACTAGCCTATGATCCACGGAACGAATGTCGTGGAATCTTCGCTGATTGGTTCAAATTTCCCGCCTGTTGCGTTTGCAAATGTTATGACGTGCCACTCGAGTTCCGGGCGCGTTCACCAAGGA
- the LOC123698161 gene encoding SET domain-containing protein SmydA-8: protein MNKKSHKKKQKKRGKHEVRNKENVIEVKEDVKVKEVIENEKEGNEKENAKEEKKLCYEIKHSDVMGRYIVASRDIKAGEVIIEAPALAVGPCSGCNIICLGCYRELDEKNLSKCAGCTWPLCCSTCPGLGKYTGHSTYECEALKQATPSYDNMEDLKDSYNALMPLRCLLQKSADPEKWEEIMSMEAHNELRRARGDIFPMNERTVLQRLKGWGFTFDDEEVHTVCGVLEVNAFEVGGSGAVARALYGGASLLAHDCTPSTTHTDAERAPARPLTVRAALPHRAGDTITLCYAYTLQGTLKRREHIRLSKFFDCACARCRDPTELGTRASALRCPRCAGRVLSVAPLEPTSDWRCDACPYTVGANAVQATLKRLTDELEQIDANDVEGFERYLTKYRSTLHSNHYLRLSALHSLSQLYGKLARYMIHELPERLLQRKLDICRDLMRVFDVIEPGYSRLRGITLYELHAPLMVLTTREFEKKAISKENLRNRLKEIVSYLTESALILGFEPSQSPEGLMASAARDALKKIKTWEQIIGKIS, encoded by the exons ATGAATAAGAAGTCACATAAGAAGAAG CAAAAGAAACGAGGTAAACACGAAGTTCGTAACAAGGAAAACGTAATAGAAGTGAAAGAAGATGTGAAAGTTAAGGAAGTCATTGAAAATGAGAAAGAAGGAAATGAGAAAGAGAATGCCAAAGAAGAGAAGAAACTCTGTTATGAAATCAAGCACTCCGATGTCATGGGAAG GTACATAGTAGCGAGCCGCGACATAAAAGCCGGGGAGGTGATCATAGAGGCTCCAGCACTAGCCGTGGGCCCCTGCAGCGGCTGCAACATCATATGCCTTGGCTGCTACCGGGAGCTGGATGAGAAGAACTTGTCCAA ATGTGCCGGTTGTACCTGGCCGCTCTGCTGCAGCACGTGTCCCGGGCTGGGCAAGTACACCGGCCACTCCACGTACGAGTGCGAAGCGCTGAAGCAAGCAACGCCGAGCTACGACAATATGGAGGACCTTAAGGATTCCTATAACGCTCTCATGCCATTGAG ATGCCTACTTCAAAAAAGCGCGGATCCCGAGAAATGGGAGGAGATAATGTCGATGGAGGCTCACAACGAGCTGCGGCGTGCGAGGGGGGACATCTTCCCCATGAACGAGAGGACCGTGCTGCAACGGCTCAAGGGTTGGGGCTTCACGTTCGATGATGAAGAGGTCCACACCGTTTGTGGGGTGTTGGAA GTGAACGCGTTCGAGGTGGGCGGCAGCGGGGCGGTAGCGCGCGCGCTGTACGGCGGCGCGAGCCTGCTGGCGCACGACTGCACGCCCAGCACCACGCACACGGACGCGGAGCGCGCGCCCGCCCGCCCGCTCACCGTGCGCGCCGCGCTGCCGCACCGCGCCGGCGACACCATCACGCTCTGCTACGCGTACACGCTGCAG GGCACACTCAAACGGCGGGAGCACATCCGCCTCAGCAAGTTCTTCGACTGCGCGTGTGCGCGGTGCCGCGACCCGACGGAGCTGGGCACTCGGGCGAGCGCGCTGCGCTGCCCGCGCTGCGCCGGCCGCGTGCTCAGTGTGGCGCCGCTCGAGCCCACCAGCGACTGGCGCTGTGACGCCTGCCCGTACACGGTGGGCGCTAATGCCGTGCAGGCTACGCTTAAGAG ACTAACAGACGAACTAGAACAGATAGACGCAAACGACGTGGAGGGCTTCGAGCGGTACCTGACCAAGTACCGTTCGACCCTGCACTCGAACCACTACCTGCGTCTATCGGCGTTACACTCACTGAGCCAGCTGTACGGCAAGCTGGCGCGCTACATGATCCACGAGCTGCCCGAGCGCCTGCTGCAGCGCAAGCTCGACATCTGCAGAGACCTCATGCGGGTGTTCGATGTCATCGAGCCTGGGTACTCGAGGCTTAGGG GTATCACTCTGTACGAACTGCACGCGCCACTAATGGTGCTCACCACCAGGGAATTTGAGAAGAAGGCCATCTCCAAGGAAAACCTTCGGAATCGGTTAAAAGAG ATTGTTAGTTATTTAACAGAATCCGCATTAATTCTCGGCTTTGAACCGAGCCAATCTCCTGAAGGTCTAATGGCGTCGGCAGCAAGAGACGCGCTAAAGAAAATCAAAACATGGGAACAAATTATTGGAAAAATCTCataa
- the LOC123698037 gene encoding toll-like receptor 13 isoform X1, translated as MLSTYLWLLLCYAQYANSDLLQDYEEISISLLTPPVDAISMALPNDLGIDGKSGCLCRGSKNKDVIVCFGNYECKKTPLVNLRTSTELIIRTTIISEILIGDLDTYYNLKVLRLDGNSRLHSLEPGLFRNLSSLEQLSISYNTQLQSIQEGTFEGLIKLHNLTLINNGFKNIAALTPAFNPAILPNLKALDLSENAFGEFSETAFHPMEGTLLKKLDINLCRLDFIHPNSFSKLKMLTELRIGENDLYSQTIIKFLISMKEDNINLSYLDLSSMGFRKRPPEDLMKVIANSSITRLSLADNQFEVIDDNDFPYMPNIEIMDLRRILAMSVGHDAFHPSKFPRLRILLLSGNNLPGIHLKHISNQQLLLLDLSSNKGLDSRPMYYEIDRGVFSECKELRFLNLAFNRMKHIFNHTFIGLSNLRILNMENGTIFHIGNGTFKPMKHLEYLNLKNNPLTANENLTSAKFEGLNELKVLIMKNCGIKRFNDDDNIFEMMPKLSHLILSDNQLFYITPTLLKPLKLLKVLDLSENLFVSWWQPLFLASGVQPKKLYLMNNKITHFTLSMIEDINYLLEKNGNVTVEIDLADNLFVCDCNSMYKTYMWLQVNGSLILKQYFANSNIVCSSPDVWEDRRVADYIASIKSLRCLVYQNISNMMLLVWTAPSLVTIALLLFIIILLYKYRIYIRYWLFLAKVALGRKFIKKSLQAKEPKGYKYDAFVSYCNDDRDFVLEMISQLESTPPYLKLCIYERDFEIGSFISESILGSINESRYIILIISNSFAKSQWCRWETHLAEYHRLFLDDGSPYDPVVLIKKGEVDSKYLTTTLKYLLKTKIYHSWDEENPEDFFKKLRNVLVKNK; from the exons ATGCTATCAACATACCTCTGGCTGCTGTTATGCTACGCTCAATACGCGAATTCCGATCTCCTGCAAGACTATGAAGAGATTAGCATCAGCCTCCTAACTCCTCCAGTGGACGCGATCTCTATGGCCCTTCCCAATGACCTGGGCATAGACGGGAAATCAGGCTGCCTGTGTCGAGgcagtaaaaataaagatgtaATTGTGTGCTTCGGGAACTACGAATGCAAGAAAACCCCTTTA GTTAATTTGCGAACGTCCACGGAGTTAATTATAAGAACAACGATTATATCTGAAATATTAATCGGAGATCTAGATACGTATTACAACTTGAAGGTCTTAAGACTCGATGGTAATAGTAGACTGCATAGTTTAGAACCAGGCTTATTCAGAAACTTATCTAGTCTGGAACAACTGTCTATTTCGTATAATACTCAACTGCAATCGATTCAGGAAGGAACATTTGAAGGGTTGATAAAACTCCACAATCTTACTTTAATCAATAATGGTTTTAAAAACATTGCTGCGTTAACACCAGCATTTAATCCGGCAATTCTGCCTAATTTAAAAGCGTTGGATCTCTCCGAAAATGCTTTTGGAGAATTCTCTGAAACCGCTTTTCATCCCATGGAGGGAACATTACTGAAGAAacttgatattaatttatgcaGGCTGGATTTTATTCATCCGAATAGTTTTTCAAAGCTTAAAATGTTGACTGAGCTGCGTATTGGCGAAAATGACTTGTACTCACAgacaattataaaattcttaattAGTATGAAAGAAGATAACATTAACCTATCATATCTTGACTTATCGAGTATGGGATTCAGAAAACGACCACCAGAAGATTTAATGAAAGTCATTGCAAATTCATCAATCACGAGACTGAGTTTAGCGGACAACCAATTCGAAGTTATTGACGATAATGATTTTCCATACATGCCAAACATAGAGATTATGGATTTAAGAAGAATTTTGGCCATGTCAGTCGGACATGATGCTTTCCACCCCAGTAAGTTTCCTCGATTACGAATACTTTTACTGAGTGGAAATAATTTACCTGGCATTCATTTGAAGCATATATCTAATCAACAGCTCCTACTGCTAGATTTGTCATCAAACAAGGGATTAGATTCGAGACCAATGTACTACGAAATTGATCGAGGAGTTTTTAGTGAATGCAAGGAGTTGAGATTCCTTAATCTAGCATTTAATAGAATGAAACATATATTTAATCATACATTTATTGGGCTTAGCAACTTGAGAATCCTCAATATGGAGAATGGTACGATTTTTCACATCGGAAACGGAACATTTAAGCCAATGAAACACTTGGAGTACCTTAATTTAAAGAACAATCCATTGACTGCAAATGAAAATCTGACAAGTGCCAAATTCGAGGGTTTGAACGAATTGAAAGTACTCATAATGAAGAATTGTGGTATAAAACGATTCAACGACGATGATAACATTTTCGAAATGATGCCAAAGTTATCACATTTAATTCTCTCTGATaaccaattattttatatcacaccaactttattaaaaccactaaaacttttaaaagttttgGACTTGAGTGAAAATTTGTTTGTGTCGTGGTGGCAGCCCCTATTTTTAGCCTCCGGAGTGCAGCCTAAAAAGTTGTATCTAatgaataacaaaataacGCATTTCACTTTGAGTATGATCGAAGACATCAACTATTTATTAGAAAAGAATGGCAACGTTACAGTGGAAATCGATcttgctgataatttattcgTTTGTGACTGCAATTCAATGTACAAGACCTACATGTGGTTACAAGTGAACGGTTCTCTCATATTGAAGCAATACTTTGCCAATTCTAATATAGTATGCAGCAGCCCTGATGTTTGGGAAGACCGCAGAGTCGCCGACTATATTGCTTCTATAAAAAGTCTTCGTTGTTTAGTTTACCAAAATATTTCCAATATGATGTTGCTAGTTTGGACAGCACcatcattagttacaattgcTCTccttttattcataataatattattgtataaatatagaatttaTATAAGATACTGGTTATTTTTAGCGAAAGTTGCGTTAGGtcgtaaatttataaagaaatccCTCCAAGCGAAAGAACCGAAAGGATACAAATACGATGCGTTTGTGTCATATTGCAACGACGACAGAGACTTTGTTTTAGAAATGATATCCCAGTTAGAGTCAACACCGCcttatttgaaattatgtatttacgaAAGAGATTTTGAAATAGGTTCTTTTATATCTGAGTCTATATTAGGTAGCATTAAtgaaagtaggtatataattttgataataagtAATAGTTTTGCTAAATCGCAATGGTGTAGATGGGAAACGCATTTGGCTGAATACCATAGACTATTTCTAGACGATGGTTCGCCTTATGATCCCGTCGTGTTGATAAAAAAAGGTGAGGTCGACAGCAAATATCTCACAACTAccttaaagtatttattaaaaacgaaGATATATCACTCGTGGGATGAAGAAAACCCTGAAGATTTTTTCAAGAAACTACGAAACGTgttggttaaaaataaatga
- the LOC123697914 gene encoding SET domain-containing protein SmydA-8 — MSEIGCCAICLEPTEHKCSNCQAVHYCSRDHQKQDWKVHKHRCTPARVREDPKYGRYLEATKNIKAGDIILSEAPLITGPAQVTPPVCLGCYKLLEKEKVVSCEKCGWPFCSKECTQKDVHVPECYFTQSRGEKVTISTYGTPHPNYQCITVLRCLYQRDHNQKLWSKLQALQSHCEERRDTDKWNNDRKMILEFIWKFFKLETVFSEEEIMKCCGVVQINGHEVPLLEPEYVAVFDRISMVEHNCRANCNKSFTSNGDIILCAGSNIPAGSHITVCYTDPLWGTEARRHHLADSKFFECTCERCSDVTEFGTMYSAVKCKKKDCRGYLLPQTFIVPILHKTISPDPKTRGLDNKFWKCSTCDDAVSDAIIQQLLQDIGKELSAMPKGDPDACEKFISHCSSYLHASHYYMTDVGLALAQLVGQQDETGLAGVTEDRLLLKTQLCQKITNLLEILAPAETRLRGSLLFELHAAVAETGRRKSLEDGPLVMLGYVSESRKILAESANLLRHEPPELPEGQVARQARINLIQMDELIKNLSNALPSPL; from the exons ATGTCAGAAATCGGCTGCTGCGCAATCTGCCTAGAACCCACAGAGCATAAATGCTCGAACTGCCAAGCCGTCCACTACTGTTCCCGGGACCACCAGAAGCAGGACTGGAAGGTGCACAAGCATCGCTGCACCCCCGCGAGGGTGCGGGAGGACCCCAAGTATGGGAGGTACTTAGAAGCCACCAAGAATATTAAAGCGGGAGATATTATATTGAGTGAGGCACCCTTGATCACGGGTCCGGCGCAG GTTACACCACCAGTTTGTCTCGGATGCTACAAGCTTCTAGAAAAGGAAAAAGTTGTGTCCTGTGAAAAGTGCGGCTGGCCGTTTTGTAGCAAAGAGTGCACTCAAAAAGACGTGCATGTACCCGAATGTTATTTCACACAAAGCAGAGGAGAGAAG GTAACAATATCAACATACGGCACACCCCACCCGAACTACCAATGCATCACGGTACTCCGCTGCCTGTACCAGCGGGACCACAACCAGAAGCTCTGGAGCAAGCTTCAGGCGCTGCAGTCTCATTGTGAGGAGAGACGGGATACTGACAAGTGGAATAATGATAGGAAGATGATATTGGAGTTCATTTGGAAGTTCTTTAAACTGGAGACGGTGTTCAGTGAGGAAGAGATTATGAAATGCTGTGGGGTTGTACAG ATAAATGGCCACGAAGTGCCCCTCCTAGAGCCGGAATACGTGGCGGTGTTCGACAGAATTTCCATGGTAGAGCACAACTGCCGCGCTAATTGTAACAAGAGCTTCACTTCTAATGGAGATATT ATCCTCTGCGCCGGCTCAAACATCCCCGCTGGGTCCCACATCACCGTCTGCTATACGGACCCACTATGGGGTACGGAGGCGCGCCGCCACCACCTCGCTGACAGCAAGTTCTTCGAGTGCACGTGTGAAAGGTGCTCTGATGTCACCGAGTTCGGGACCATGTATAGCGCTGTTAAGTGTAAGAAGAA GGATTGCAGAGGCTACCTGCTACCACAGACATTCATCGTTCCGATCCTACATAAGACAATATCTCCAGACCCAAAAACCCGCGGCTTGGACAACAAGTTCTGGAAGTGTTCCACCTGTGATGATGCAGTGTCTGATGCCATCATACAGCAGCTGTTACAGGATATTGGCAAGGAGCTGAGCGCTATGCCGAAGGGAGACCCAGATGCTTGTGAAAA GTTCATAAGCCACTGCAGCAGCTATTTACACGCGTCGCACTACTACATGACGGACGTGGGGCTGGCGCTGGCGCAGCTCGTGGGGCAGCAGGACGAGACGGGCCTCGCGGGGGTGACGGAAGATCGGCTGCTGCTGAAGACGCAGCTGTGCCAGAAGATCACCAATTTGTTGGAGATACTGGCACCTG CTGAAACTCGCTTACGAGGTTCGCTGCTGTTCGAGCTGCACGCGGCGGTCGCGGAGACAGGTCGCAGAAAGTCGCTCGAGGACGGGCCCTTGGTCATGCTGGGTTATGTTTCG GAATCGCGCAAGATCCTGGCGGAATCAGCAAACCTTCTCCGTCACGAGCCTCCAGAGCTACCCGAAGGTCAGGTAGCCCGGCAGGCCAGGATCAACCTCATCCAAATGGATGAGCTCATCAAGAATCTGTCAAATGCTTTACCGTCTCCCCTTTAA